In Myxocyprinus asiaticus isolate MX2 ecotype Aquarium Trade chromosome 46, UBuf_Myxa_2, whole genome shotgun sequence, a single window of DNA contains:
- the LOC127436186 gene encoding titin-like, with translation MAVNIGIAAQAGLLSQQYPPPLFPKPGKENVRLQKLLKKTAKKKAAAQVSQPSAPFRSSLSPVNEASPDLEHSDHSTPPKTPETPIYIGTVHPRFSVRPLYQHVPSPYPHHREFTYGKTAGFPNILSPVPGHDTHATVPIRILVTEETTHLVMKLDSQENTRQTLQKVPIPQPTIFNVSRTAKPLFEVPQISIYTAKSAGFGTSYYASSPTRSRTPTAELLRGPTPTFEVRRIVTPTNEIRRDRTPTREIRRVTTPTFEKKTITTPTSEIKKTPTPTAEIKKDTIPSSEIKKVSAPASEIKRDATPTLEIKRVTTPTLETKGATTPRVRTPTFTLSKTSSGRPKTPSDNVPRVRAPVIEILRPNPLLFAVSPVHMEGRRSKTPTSSLVEPHDEIKVNDTSLQNGDICVKSFEPLKVHKTASENLLKLETSKAKPQIRDTQTPEISKLIANDHPKPDTSTTSKGPTQSVLSLVGHQIPISRVTPLASQRPKTPTTKSTYYGLTPAEYVAHGGIKNYSPSFSITSPTVETSQLPKQEPVVPQPNVAAKEDTKAEVKHKEQPEIQPSQTDVVKHEITVAAPPSEVPKEAAETKSKSDGDIPKISVPEETKSKVKLTGLPDVKIPTIIVSVADIPPSEAPKAKTTSTVTPRVRTPTYGSPRLAQMTPIPQTVNETMKPGTKAAILSDQDVGKPALPKLSEGQINGQPTKVPEKPTEAKMSLLERIKKQNLASFSSEKAPENHEEDKAGVKPLAKPKEDQKDLKTKDAEPEKVDRSETKVSTQQEIKPAEEKKEEGDHSSLSAEPLLKVIQKPKGMKSKLSGWSRLKKHMVVEAEEATFPEPEPGSTKEVPASADQNASEKQNKSEDEAKIIESQDSKDSPRAAKMWDAVLFQMFSTEENIMQQIEASKTEDQKKMEAEQKTPKEIPTFAHRLPVLLYSPRFNARRLREAVSRPATKIATVFEMGLIGRKNKDEEPKDFNRTARGFNASKTTDV, from the coding sequence ATGGCTGTCAATATCGGCATTGCTGCCCAGGCAGGCCTGCTTTCCCAGCAGTACCCACCTCCTCTGTTCCCCAAACCTGGGAAAGAAAATGTCCGGCTCCAGAAGCTACTCAAGAAGACTGCAAAGAAAAAGGCTGCTGCCCAGGTCTCACAACCATCCGCCCCTTTCCGCTCAAGCCTCTCCCCGGTCAATGAAGCAAGCCCTGATCTGGAACACAGTGATCACTCAACTCCACCCAAGACTCCAGAAACACCTATCTACATTGGCACAGTACACCCACGTTTCAGTGTTCGACCACTGTATCAGCATGTACCATCCCCTTACCCTCATCACAGAGAATTCACTTATGGCAAGACAGCAGGGTTTCCAAACATACTCTCACCAGTACCTGGACATGACACACATGCTACAGTTCCAATCAGGATTTTAGTGACTGAAGAAACCACACACTTGGTCATGAAACTTGATTCCCAGGAAAATACTCgacaaacattacaaaaagttccAATCCCTCAGCCAACAATTTTTAATGTCTCTAGAACAGCAAAGCCATTGTTTGAAGTTCCTCAAATTTCCATTTACACTGCGAAGTCAGCAGGTTTTGGAACATCTTATTATGCATCTTCACCAACAAGGAGTAGAACACCTACTGCAGAATTACTGAGAGGCCCAACACCAACATTTGAGGTTAGAAGGATTGTAACACCAACAAATGAAATAAGAAGAGATAGAACACCCACCAGAGAAATCAGAAGGGTTACAACACCAACATTTGAAAAGAAGACAATTACAACCCCAACTTCAGAAATTAAGAAAACCCCAACTCCAACTGCcgaaataaaaaaagacacaatTCCATCTTCTGAGATCAAGAAGGTCAGTGCTCCAGCCTCAGAGATTAAACGAGATGCAACTCCAACACTTGAGATAAAACGGGTTACTACTCCAACACTTGAGACAAAGGGGGCTACAACACCGAGAGTAAGGACACCAACATTTACCTTATCAAAAACATCTTCAGGGCGGCCCAAGACACCCTCAGATAATGTGCCACGTGTTAGAGCACCTGTGATTGAGATTTTAAGACCAAATCCACTTTTATTTGCTGTATCTCCTGTGCACATGGAGGGCAGAAGATCAAAAACGCCAACCTCAAGCTTGGTTGAACCACATGATGAGATTAAGGTGAATGACACCAGTCTTCAAAATGGTGACATATGTGTCAAATCATTTGAACCCTTAAAAGTACATAAAACCGCATCTGAAAACTTGTTAAAACTTGAAACGTCAAAGGCCAAACCTCAAATACGGGACACTCAAACACCTGAAATCTCAAAGCTTATTGCAAATGATCATCCAAAGCCTGACACTTCAACAACAAGCAAAGGACCTACACAGTCTGTTTTATCTTTAGTTGGGCATCAAATACCTATATCTAGAGTCACTCCATTGGCTAGTCAAAGACCTAAAACACCAACAACCAAATCCACATATTATGGATTGACCCCTGCTGAATATGTTGCCCATGGAGGAATAAAaaattattcaccctcatttagCATTACTTCACCAACGGTAGAGACATCTCAACTTCCAAAACAGGAACCAGTAGTACCTCAGCCTAATGTGGCAGCAAAAGAGGATACAAAGGCTGAGGTAAAACACAAAGAACAACCAGAAATTCAGCCATCTCAGACTGATGTTGTTAAACATGAAATTACTGTAGCTGCTCCACCTTCTGAGGTTCCAAAGGAAGCAGCTGAGACTAAATCCAAATCTGATGGAGACATTCCCAAGATATCTGTGCCAGAGGAAACCAAATCAAAAGTAAAACTTACAGGATTACCTGATGTTAAAATTCCAACCATTATAGTTTCTGTAGCTGACATACCACCATCAGAAGCACCAAAAGCAAAGACAACAAGCACTGTGACACCACGAGTCAGAACTCCAACCTATGGATCTCCCAGACTCGCCCAAATGACACCAATCCCTCAAACTGTGAATGAAACTATGAAACCTGGAACTAAAGCTGCAATATTATCTGACCAAGATGTGGGAAAGCCAGCACTGCCAAAGTTGTCAGAAGGTCAGATTAATGGCCAACCAACCAAAGTGCCAGAGAAGCCAACAGAGGCTAAAATGTCTTTGTTGGAGAGAATTAAAAAGCAAAATCTAGCATCTTTTTCTTCTGAAAAAGCTCCTGAAAACCATGAAGAGGATAAGGCTGGGGTTAAGCCTCTGGCTAAACCAAAAGAAGACCAAAAGGACCTTAAAACAAAGGATGCTGAACCTGAAAAAGTAGACAGATCGGAGACAAAAGTTAGTACCCAACAGGAGATCAAGCCTGCAGAGGAAAAGAAGGAGGAGGGTGACCACTcctccctgtctgcagagccTCTCTTGAAGGTGATCCAGAAACCAAAAGGCATGAAGTCAAAACTCAGTGGCTGGTCTCGCCTCAAGAAACATATGGTGGTTGAAGCAGAGGAGGCTACATTTCCAGAGCCTGAGCCTGGGTCAACTAAAGAAGTGCCTGCCAGTGCTgatcaaaatgcaagtgaaaaacaaaataagtcTGAAGATGAAGCTAAGATTATTGAGAGCCAGGACAGCAAAGACTCCCCTAGGGCAGCCAAAATGTGGGATGCTGTCCTCTTCCAAATGTTCTCCACTGAAGAGAACATAATGCAACAAATTGAAGCCAGTAAAACTGAAGACCAGAAGAAAATGGAGGCAGAACAGAAGACACCAAAAGAAATTCCGACATTCGCACATCGCTTGCCAGTTCTGCTTTACAGCCCACGGTTCAATGCCAGACGACTAAGAGAGGCAGTTTCACGACCAGCGACAAAGATTGCAACAGTTTTTGAAATGGGGCTCATAGGCCGCAAAAATAAAGATGAAGAACCAAAAGACTTTAATAGAACAGCCAGAGGCTTCAATGCTTCTAAAACCACTGACGTCTAA